In Xiphophorus hellerii strain 12219 chromosome 8, Xiphophorus_hellerii-4.1, whole genome shotgun sequence, the genomic window TTTTGACTGTATCCTGAAACCTTCTTACTCGCCAACTTAATTTGGCTCAACCTGTgctttttaagtaaaaatgcaCTATATATTAAATCTCAATCTTTTGTAATATCACAATTGCAAAGGACTGCTTGGTTCCAAGATTTTCTAAGGTATTATATTTTAAGTACCATACAGGCAAATTCTTCATGGCAATAgtatttttcatgcttttggAAAGACTTTAATTGACTTTATGTCCACAGAGGATCACACAGAGTGattgaaagagaaaagaaagaaaagagtcaGAAAATGTGGGCTAATAGTGACCCAAACTATCATTGTTATACCAGCAATCTCAAtacataaacaaagaaaaatcttctACAGCTATTGGTATAAATTACTCTTGTGTAATATCACAGTGCCCTAAGACTATGATATTGAGGAGGGGTTAAAGAAACTTGGATCTCCATGATCAGTTCTCAGGGAAAGGAAATTTCCATACACAGAGAGACCCAGAGGATTCCAGGCAGTCATGATTGTTTGGTCTGACGCCTGTTCGGAAACACAACTCTTGCTTCTCAGAGGAGAATGCGGCGGAGATGCTCTTGGCAGTGATGATTTGTAACCTCACGAGAAATGCCATCTTTATGTTCTGTCTTTTGATTGTGTTTTGGACTAACCTTCACTCTTCACTAACATGTGACTATCTTTTAACCATTAACAATGTTCCTGAAAAGCTGGGCAAGACGCTTCCTGCAGGAGGTTGCTTCATTTTCTGGGACCCTCTCATCGGACTGCAGTGTTTGGCTTTACAAAGGGTGTTGCATGATGGGAATTTGTCCGGACGTCCTCGTAACtcgtattttctttttctctcattgCTTTTCTGCCAGCGGGACTCCCATTTGCAATACTCAATTTGCTGCACAGGCCTTTCCGCCGAGGCTTTTTCTGTAGTGACGATACGATCAAGTACCCCTATAAAGAGGACACCATTTCATATCAGTTGTTAGGAGCTGTTATGATTCCCTGCACAATACTCATtgtaagtgttttgttttttacctgttAACAGTTCCCCTCTGTGCCTTTCTTTAACAGCTCTTCCTGCCCTTTGACTCTTCCTCCTTTACACGTTGGTTGagcttctttgtgtttctgctaaaataatttctctACATTGCATGTGCGTCCTAATTCGCTAACAGAAAACGCTTTTAATCAAGCCTGTTTAAAAACAGTGCTATTTTTAATGCTTAAAGATGACACAGAAAGAGGTACGCATAGATTTTAAGATGGATGCatcctaaataaaaaaaggcagaTGGGGAAGATCACTTTAAATCTGAGAGCTAATTTTGTTCTATTGTAGAAATTGTAGaaagaaagtcaaaataatatccAAAATAATAGCAACACATCAATTCAGCTGCGGTTTGTGCTGTTCCGGGATCAGTATTAAGCGGAATGGCTCGCCAGGTCCGGTGTTATTTTAAGCCTTGTTGTTGGCCTCTTATCTGTCAGGTTTTCGTAAAGCACAGTCGCTGCTGTCTCTTTCAAGTTCAACCACAGAAACGTGTAAGCCACATCCTCCCCCAAGGCAATTGGCACcccttaaaataccaaatatttttattgctgcagCATGTTCTCACGCACAGatgcacacaaaataaaaaatgcacccTAGAGAAAAAGATCCCACCTAAGGaactaactttttattttaaagaaaatacccAACACCACATGAtgctataaaataaatgagaacTATTTTATTAAGCtataaatcaatttttaaagttaaacagcGCATTAAGGATTGTTTCATTATCCATTCATAATTTCATCTTATCCTATTGTATCGATGTGACACACAAGGCCGTTTTTGTAAATTGGAAAGACAGGAAAACATGTTATTCAATTgcactaagaaaaaaaagatctccAAAGTGTGAAGAATTGTTGCCGTCtttgtgtgtgactgtgttAAACATGGCTGATTTTTCTTACTCATCTCCCGCAGGGGTGCCAATTATTAAATATACTGCACTATAAGCCAATTAGCTTTGAGAAAAAGATAACTAAATAATATGTTTGTTAAGTGGACATCTTCCTGGgataaatattctaatttttttttaatctgcaatGCGGAGAAACTGACCTATAGTGTCTATGCATTATATCTTCTCCAGTTGGTGTAGCAAACAGGAAAACCAAAAGCAGCGGCTCTGGTTCTAGCCAAAGTtaacaacaaatacaaaacaaaacttttttagtttacttaaaataagaagGCGGCAAAAGATATTCTGACTTTGAAACTTCGTCTGTATGCTCAGCTGTAATGTTCTTTGCTTGCTTTTTTGTGCATAGGcgtgaaaaaaaatctccttttcTAGTTCTTGATCAAAAAATACCAATTCTTTCAGTAATGCaacatcaaaaatcaaaaacatcagTGATTTTAACAACTTCGTGACAAATATTTACaagatgcaacatttttttttttttgctctttcttaaaatgtgattttacttctttttactttttggcaTTTCTTTTAAGCTAAACTCTAACTTATTCCTCTCCTTCCTTTCCAGATGGTCTTTGGCGAGTgccttttagtttatttaaagcGCATCGAATCCAAATCAACGTTCGGCAACTATGTTGCCTGTGTTTACAAAGCCATCGGTACCTTCGTCTTTGGTGCCGGCATGAGTCAGTCTCTGACGGACATCGCAAAGTATTCGATCGGCCGGCTCAGGCCGCACTTCCTTGATGTGTGCAAACCGGACTGGAAACTCATCAACTGCACAGCAGGCGTATACATCGAAAACTTCAACTGCACTGGAGATCCGAAGGTGGTCAACGAAGGCAGGTATGTATCTGATCAAAATACATCAGCCTTCAGATCTctaactttttatttgctgGATGATGTACAGTGACATTAAAAAGCAGGTTGTTTCTAAAAGAGGAAGTGTGTTTTAGAAAGTCCTAATGTCAAACCAGTTTAGAttagagaaagaggaaaaacatcGGCCAAAATGTACGGGTTGTATAAAGAATTTAATGagtattggaaaaaaaaaatgctctccTCATTGTATATTTTAAACTGAGCCAGAATATTCATAATGGAGGGGAAAGATACAACTAGCAGATCTACAagt contains:
- the plpp1a gene encoding phospholipid phosphatase 1 isoform X2, with protein sequence MFETKGIPFVLLDLVCLILAGLPFAILNLLHRPFRRGFFCSDDTIKYPYKEDTISYQLLGAVMIPCTILIMVFGECLLVYLKRIESKSTFGNYVACVYKAIGTFVFGAGMSQSLTDIAKYSIGRLRPHFLDVCKPDWKLINCTAGVYIENFNCTGDPKVVNEGRLSFYSGHSSFSMYCMLFLALYLQARLQVQWARLLRPTLQFFLIAASVYTGLSRVSDYKHHWSDVLTGLLQGAVMALLVVFFISDFFKTTECRKETDIPHTTLQETPTNGNHFESPN